One genomic region from Patescibacteria group bacterium encodes:
- a CDS encoding glycosyltransferase family 2 protein — protein sequence MALTDRQKYRLLEIFPGALLWGVFILSIILSFVRPIWVVYFIIVFTVYWLFRVTYFVFYMVYSWRRYKCEVNTDWMAKLNELSNWRDYYHMIFIPTAGEPLEVLRTTLNSITANEMPLDKFILVLAGEGRKADDFLPKAEILEKEYGRKFFKFIVTVHPDGVIGEIKGKGSNANYAGRESKKIIDGLGIPYEKIIVSYFDCDTCVHPKYFSCLTYKYATHPNPTRTSFQPVALYNNNIWNALFFTRITAFGTTFWLMTELARPDRLFTFSSHSMSYKALVDVGFWQKDIVSDDSRIFLQCLIHYDGEYSVAPMHIPISMDTVMAGNIWESVKNLYKQQRRWAWGIENFPFMVYHFLRNKKIPLFKKIKYTWNQTEGMFSWASAPILLFVLGRLPLLVASETIKTEAIIQNAPLVLEKLMVAAMLGILVSAIFGLLLMPPPPAGKGRYTYLILALQWIFLPVTLIIFGSLPAIDAQTRLMFGKYLGFWVTEKIRK from the coding sequence ATGGCATTGACTGACAGGCAAAAATATCGTCTTTTAGAAATTTTCCCGGGAGCTCTGCTTTGGGGAGTTTTTATTTTATCAATCATCTTATCTTTTGTCAGGCCGATTTGGGTGGTTTACTTTATTATCGTTTTTACCGTTTACTGGCTTTTCCGCGTGACCTATTTTGTTTTTTACATGGTTTATTCTTGGCGGAGATATAAGTGCGAGGTGAATACCGATTGGATGGCCAAACTAAACGAACTTTCCAATTGGCGCGATTATTATCATATGATTTTTATTCCTACCGCCGGCGAGCCGCTGGAAGTTCTTCGGACCACCCTAAACAGTATCACCGCCAACGAGATGCCGCTTGATAAATTTATTCTTGTTTTGGCGGGCGAAGGTAGGAAGGCGGACGATTTTTTGCCCAAAGCCGAAATTTTAGAAAAAGAATACGGCCGCAAATTTTTTAAATTTATAGTGACGGTTCATCCCGACGGAGTGATTGGAGAAATCAAAGGCAAGGGTTCAAACGCCAATTATGCCGGCCGGGAATCTAAAAAAATTATTGACGGGTTGGGCATACCCTATGAAAAAATCATTGTTTCTTATTTTGATTGTGACACCTGCGTCCATCCGAAATATTTTTCTTGTCTGACTTATAAATACGCCACCCACCCCAATCCCACCCGCACTTCTTTTCAACCGGTAGCTCTCTATAATAACAATATCTGGAATGCTTTGTTTTTCACTCGTATCACCGCTTTCGGCACTACTTTTTGGCTGATGACGGAGCTGGCTCGCCCCGACCGATTATTTACTTTTTCTTCCCATTCCATGAGTTACAAGGCGTTGGTGGATGTTGGGTTCTGGCAGAAAGACATAGTTTCCGACGATTCCAGAATCTTTCTGCAATGTCTTATACATTACGATGGAGAATATTCAGTCGCGCCGATGCACATTCCTATTTCCATGGATACGGTGATGGCGGGGAATATTTGGGAGAGCGTTAAGAATCTCTACAAGCAACAGAGAAGATGGGCTTGGGGTATAGAGAATTTTCCTTTCATGGTTTATCATTTTCTGCGTAATAAAAAAATCCCGTTGTTTAAAAAGATAAAATATACCTGGAATCAAACCGAGGGGATGTTTTCGTGGGCCAGCGCTCCGATTTTACTTTTTGTTTTAGGACGATTACCCTTGCTGGTGGCGTCAGAAACAATTAAAACCGAGGCAATTATTCAGAATGCTCCTTTGGTCTTGGAAAAATTAATGGTCGCGGCTATGCTTGGTATTTTGGTTTCGGCGATTTTTGGGCTTTTGCTGATGCCGCCACCGCCGGCAGGAAAAGGCAGATATACTTATCTTATTCTGGCCCTGCAGTGGATTTTTTTACCGGTGACTTTGATAATATTCGGGTCTTTGCCGGCAATAGACGCGCAAACCCGCCTGATGTTTGGCAAGTATTTGGGATTTTGGGTGACGGAAAAAATACGAAAATAA
- a CDS encoding glycosyltransferase family 2 protein, whose amino-acid sequence MSISPKILISLVTWNSKKFLPFCLPAIYSQTYNNFQLVVLDNDSSDGTADFVLKNYPEAELIRNGRNEGYVAHNRNIEYGLRNMGEGFEYVLVMNPDIVMELDCLGKLVEAMEGGEKLGSVGPKLKRFEFGEDLKNIVKTDIIDSTGLKMFRSRRTVDRGAGEIDNSQFDGQKEVFGISGALALYRLNALQGVRLAEGEYFDKDYFMYKEDVDLAWRLKNRGWGAELVPKAVAYHYRGAAGGEKVGAINIIKNRKEKSKLVNYYSYKNHLLTLVKNERWGDFLKNFPFIFWYELKKFLYILFFEWPTLKAIPEFFRQLPNSLEKRRLIFSKYAKNK is encoded by the coding sequence ATGTCAATTAGTCCAAAAATATTAATAAGTTTAGTAACCTGGAATAGTAAAAAATTTCTACCCTTTTGTTTACCCGCTATTTATAGCCAGACGTATAATAATTTTCAGTTAGTTGTTTTAGACAACGATTCTTCTGACGGGACAGCGGATTTTGTTTTGAAAAATTATCCAGAGGCGGAATTAATCAGGAACGGTAGAAACGAAGGATATGTGGCGCATAATAGAAATATAGAATATGGGCTAAGAAATATGGGAGAAGGATTTGAATATGTTTTAGTGATGAATCCTGATATTGTGATGGAGCTAGATTGTTTGGGTAAATTGGTGGAGGCGATGGAGGGAGGAGAGAAGTTGGGTAGTGTTGGCCCGAAGTTGAAGCGCTTTGAATTTGGCGAGGACTTGAAAAATATAGTTAAAACCGATATAATTGATTCTACTGGTTTAAAAATGTTCCGTTCTCGCCGAACCGTTGACCGTGGGGCCGGAGAAATTGATAATAGCCAATTTGATGGTCAAAAAGAGGTTTTTGGAATTTCCGGAGCCTTAGCGCTTTACCGTCTAAACGCCCTACAAGGGGTTAGGTTGGCTGAAGGAGAGTATTTTGATAAAGATTATTTTATGTATAAAGAAGATGTTGATTTGGCTTGGCGGTTGAAGAATAGGGGTTGGGGGGCGGAGTTGGTACCAAAAGCAGTTGCTTATCACTATCGCGGTGCCGCGGGTGGTGAAAAAGTTGGCGCAATTAATATTATTAAAAATAGAAAAGAAAAGTCAAAATTAGTTAATTATTATTCTTACAAAAATCACCTTTTGACTTTAGTAAAAAATGAGCGGTGGGGCGACTTTTTGAAAAATTTTCCTTTTATATTTTGGTACGAATTAAAAAAGTTTTTATATATTTTATTTTTTGAATGGCCGACTCTCAAAGCGATTCCCGAATTCTTTAGGCAATTGCCAAACTCTTTAGAAAAGAGAAGATTAATATTTTCGAAATATGCTAAAAATAAGTAA